The stretch of DNA TGCAGTAGCTCTTGTTTAAGTAAATAAGACGGTATTTGAGAGCTGAGGCCATATGTTTGTAATACGAGACTATGCAGCTCTTCGAGTATATGTTTTATCACTGACCATCCAAATGAAACGATGGAGAGAATGTAGTTTCTATGGTATAATGTTGAATCAGGCGTATTCTTGTTCAAATCATCAATGGGTGGTCACATTTTTCTGGAGCGCTACAAGTTTTGTAATGTTATATTCAGATATAGCTGATGTGTTAATATTAGTGTACAGAgatttttgttattaatttattacaaaCCTTAAAAATGTCAGGTCAATacgttaatatattaattttgcaTGCGAGTAACATTAGAATTAAGAGCAACATTTTCAGAGACTCGAGCATTTTCCCCTATTAAATCATCGCTGTTTAGCACAAAAATATCAGTGGACTTGCATATAAGACTTCCTCGTAGAAGATTGGTGTCCTTGCATTTCATTGTTTTCCTACTAAAATTCAGCCGGAGGAGCAGAAGACGAAGTGGCCCGTCACTGTAATCTTGTATCAAACTTACTCATGCAACAGATGAACAACATTTGATTTCTCTATATAAAATGTATACTATAGTCacctgtttttcttttttgtttttcccctTCTGAATCTCGCGAACTTTCCAACTTGTACAATTCATACACTTATAGGAGATCACTACATGAACTTTTTAAGTATACAATACAAAAGAGCATATTACACACTACACAGATGCCGTGTAGAAGCACAGCATATGAACACTTGGCTTAATGCAAATAAAGGAAAGGAAAATGCACCGCTCGAGTTCTTTGCAGCATCATGCATCCTTATCTCTCACGAAGCTCCTCGGTAGTCTGcttattacattttcatccaCTATCTTGTAATGTTTGGAGAACTTCTGGTGGACTAACCCAGCACACCTATCCACATGAGCTTCAAACTTGTTGTACAGCGCAGGTATTGTAATCGATACAATAATCCCTGCAATCAATCCATAGAGAAAACAATATCCAAATAAATCTGTACAATTCaatagattcaaaattaacaatACTTTGGAACAATATGCAAAGAAATGTCCTAACCGTCACACTACACACTTCGTAGTTGATTTTACATAGAGACTAACAAAGAATTTGATAGTTGATTTTACGTAGATACTCATATTACATTGATATATCCATATAGCTGGCCACACTACACACTTCTACAGCTTAATAAATCTAGAAGGGAGGACACTGGAGTTGGACCTACAGGTGGAAAGAAAACATACCTATGTAAACAAAAGTGACGAATGAAATGAACCCACCAACAACGGACAACAACCAGAGGAAAACCACCACCTGTTAAGAAAGATATGGTTTCAATTGAAACTTTAGCTCGATGGCCAGAGCATGACAGTggcattttatttttctgaCTATTGCATACCTGAAAGAAGAGCCTGAAGTCCTTCCCAAGCGTAATATCATGTGCCATCAGGAGCATATGATTAACTTTAACACGAAAAGAAGCTGCTGCATTGTTCACCATTTCTTCTGATAGAACTAATTCTGGAAGTGGCTTAAGTTGCCTGTCCAAACATGATCATCAGACTATTAAACATTCACAAATGccttatttaaataaaataccCCACGAccaaataaaaacttaaaaagataAGATACATATGATCATCTTACTTATCTAGTAAAGCAGCAGTTTTAACCCGAATGAACTGAACCACTATCAAAATCAGCAGAACGTCAGAGCAGACTGTCAGGAACGATAAGCCGGATTTCTCAAATAAAATCCATGCGGCAGTTGCAACAATGATAATCCCAAATGAAACCCGTCGCCACTTCCACAAGATGACGTCAGCAGCTGACATAAAATAAGCAAACGCCACAAAATCaatgaggaaaaagaaaagaaaagaaaaaagatattaatatctagtaactaaattttaaactttcaagCATGTTATTTGCTAGATTTAGCATTTAGATACAAACctgtattagtaattaaaaaattatcagaAACATGAGCTTCTAGCTTCAAGAGATTAAAAAACAAAGGATTCACACAGTTGAAGAATTCTAAACTAACCGTACATTACATAGCAAGGCCACTGTATCAGCAAAGACCATCTGACAACAGGAATTTGTAATCAATCAATGCACAAAATAATTCTTTAAGAAGAGGAAAAGTTTACTTGCAGCAAAGAGAACAAAAGCAAGTTTCAAATCCTATTTTCTAGTTTTACAAACTTTACTATGTAATTTGACTCCTCGTCCTATTCTGCCCTTAGCTTGGCAGGTATAACATCCTGAAGAAGTGATTACAACAGCAACACCAGTTGAGCACAAATATTCCAAAACGAATATAGAACAGTAAATTGATACATACGTTAAAACTAAGATATTCTGGCATTTCTTACTATATTTGTACAAGGGATCTATCAGGTGTTAATATAATGAAAACAGTATGATAGTTATAGAATACCCAGGATTACCATTATAGCCATCAATCTGAGTAAATTTGATCTAGCCTTCTTAATTCACCAAATAATTGGATAATCTACGGATAAAACACTATTCCATTAATTTCATCCACAAATCAAACAACTTGCAAGCACCAACTCAAGTCTCCGCCATCAAAACTCGCCCAAAATTATCACAAGCTTCGAACTTTGCAACAATCAAACAGTTAATTTCACCTGCTCACACTAGAAActaaaaagaaccaaaaaacattaccacaaatttattttgcaaaatttgTGCAATAAAATTACCTTTCCCTCCCCCAATTATCTGATGCATCGATCGTTGCCGACCAAAAAGGCGATACCCGGCGGCCGACGAGCTACACTGATCCGACGATCTCTCCTTTCTACTATCCACAGTAATCTCACCATTCGAAGCATCTTGCGCACTAGAATCCATCTAACACCTTAATCCCACCCAACGACCGCAAAAACCACccaaaattacaacaaaaataaggaaaaaaactCAACTAAGTTCCTCTAGAGTACTAGAATCCGTCATCAGTACCTTAATTCGAGCCACAAATCAAATTAACCGGTCAAATCGGAACAAAAATCGAGCACgcacacgaaaaaaaaaaaaatcctcttacGGTGCGTTTTCGGGAGATCAAAAAAGGGGGAATTAGGGATTGGGGGGGCGAATTAGGGCTTCGATCGGGGGAATGATCTGAGAATTATTGGGGTTAAAAAGAAACCCTAACGGGCGTTGTACCTTTCGGCGGAAAggaacttttctctctctctctctctctctctctctctctcttacgaCAGTCGACTTTTCGGAGAAAAACGGAACGGAGCTGCAGGACTCAGAAAGTTTGTCtgaaatttttctttacattcaCTCCAACTCCAAAGCAAATATCTGTTGAAGTTTTACTTTGATCTTTTAGAAGCATCTATGtgaatctcaaaattgatagtACAGAAAtcaaaaagttttttaaaaaatatatttattaggaCTTTTGAAAACGCGTAGCCTTTCCTTTTGACATGTATTTTCATACCACTTagcatctttttatttattttat from Ananas comosus cultivar F153 linkage group 18, ASM154086v1, whole genome shotgun sequence encodes:
- the LOC109723864 gene encoding reticulon-like protein B16, with the protein product MDSSAQDASNGEITVDSRKERSSDQCSSSAAGYRLFGRQRSMHQIIGGGKAADVILWKWRRVSFGIIIVATAAWILFEKSGLSFLTVCSDVLLILIVVQFIRVKTAALLDKQLKPLPELVLSEEMVNNAAASFRVKVNHMLLMAHDITLGKDFRLFFQVVVFLWLLSVVGGFISFVTFVYIGIIVSITIPALYNKFEAHVDRCAGLVHQKFSKHYKIVDENVISRLPRSFVRDKDA